Proteins co-encoded in one Ruegeria sp. YS9 genomic window:
- a CDS encoding ABC transporter permease, protein MISPDLRNLLRGDKRADRVVPPTGYTAHLTLFVAGAMAFLAVFALALSLASGRIADRWASELAGAATLRINAPAEQRAAQTEAALTVLSQTPGVASARALTQEEQAALLAPWFGPDLPLDTLPVPQLIEIIETEPGIDVAGLRLRLGAEVPGAVLDDHTRWREPLVDAAMSLRRLGWVSILLIGGATAAMITLAANASLAANAQIIEVLRLVGARDGFIAGAFVRRFTYRAFFGASVGTLLGMTGVLMLPEASDAGGFLAGVGFQGKDWVLPVLIPILGAMVAFFATWAAARRKLKELS, encoded by the coding sequence ATGATCAGTCCTGACCTCAGAAATCTGTTGCGCGGCGACAAACGGGCAGACCGGGTTGTTCCTCCAACGGGATACACGGCGCACCTGACCCTTTTTGTCGCGGGTGCGATGGCGTTTCTTGCAGTGTTCGCCTTGGCCCTGTCTCTGGCGTCGGGGCGCATTGCGGATCGTTGGGCATCGGAACTGGCCGGAGCCGCAACCCTGCGCATCAACGCGCCCGCGGAACAGCGCGCGGCCCAGACCGAGGCTGCGTTGACGGTTCTTAGTCAAACGCCCGGCGTGGCCTCGGCCCGTGCTTTGACGCAGGAAGAGCAGGCGGCGTTGCTTGCCCCGTGGTTCGGGCCGGACTTGCCGCTGGATACGCTGCCCGTGCCGCAGCTTATCGAAATCATTGAAACCGAACCGGGCATCGATGTGGCCGGGTTGCGTTTGCGATTGGGGGCCGAGGTGCCGGGCGCCGTGCTGGATGATCATACGCGGTGGCGGGAACCTCTGGTCGATGCGGCGATGTCCCTGCGTCGACTGGGGTGGGTTTCAATCCTGCTGATCGGCGGTGCGACCGCTGCCATGATTACCCTTGCCGCCAATGCGTCACTTGCCGCAAATGCCCAGATCATCGAAGTGCTGCGCCTGGTCGGCGCACGCGACGGGTTCATAGCGGGCGCATTCGTAAGGCGGTTTACTTATCGCGCATTTTTTGGGGCCTCGGTCGGTACATTGCTGGGAATGACCGGTGTTCTGATGCTGCCCGAAGCCTCGGATGCGGGTGGGTTTCTGGCGGGCGTCGGCTTTCAGGGCAAAGACTGGGTGTTGCCGGTACTTATCCCGATCCTTGGTGCCATGGTCGCGTTTTTTGCCACCTGGGCTGCGGCCCGACGCAAATTGAAGGAGCTTTCCTGA
- a CDS encoding 1-acyl-sn-glycerol-3-phosphate acyltransferase: protein MLMAVQWVRSLIFMIVIYAWMLILGIVFLPYALFSKAGALKACKTYARSTMWLARWMVGIRCEVRGRVPTNEVVIAAKHQSFLDIIIIFDAIPHGKFIMKRELLFTPVIGMYARRLGCIPVNRGKRGAAVTKMVKDVSKEFSEPGQLVIYPQGTRVAPGAKKPYKVGTAVLYEGLGFPCVPVATNAGVFWPRTGVMRKPGLAIVEFLDPIEPGVGRDDFLARLEDVIETRSNELMREVGFDPDGAHS from the coding sequence ATGTTGATGGCTGTTCAATGGGTTCGGTCGTTGATCTTCATGATCGTGATCTACGCCTGGATGCTGATCCTTGGCATTGTCTTTCTGCCCTACGCGTTGTTTTCCAAGGCTGGCGCCCTGAAGGCGTGCAAGACCTACGCGCGCAGTACCATGTGGCTGGCGCGTTGGATGGTTGGCATTCGGTGCGAAGTGCGGGGTAGGGTCCCAACGAACGAAGTGGTCATAGCCGCAAAACACCAGTCTTTTCTTGATATCATCATAATTTTTGATGCCATTCCGCATGGCAAGTTCATTATGAAGCGCGAGCTTTTGTTTACTCCCGTCATTGGAATGTATGCGCGGCGACTTGGCTGTATTCCGGTCAATCGCGGCAAGCGCGGTGCTGCCGTGACCAAGATGGTCAAGGATGTGTCGAAAGAGTTTTCGGAACCCGGGCAGCTTGTGATTTACCCGCAAGGGACACGTGTGGCGCCCGGTGCGAAGAAACCTTACAAGGTTGGAACAGCCGTTCTTTACGAAGGGCTCGGCTTTCCCTGCGTTCCGGTCGCCACGAATGCCGGCGTCTTCTGGCCTCGAACGGGTGTCATGCGCAAACCGGGCCTTGCGATCGTGGAATTCCTCGACCCAATCGAGCCGGGTGTTGGCCGGGACGACTTCCTTGCCCGGCTGGAAGATGTGATAGAAACACGTTCCAACGAGTTGATGCGGGAAGTGGGGTTTGATCCGGATGGAGCACATTCGTGA
- a CDS encoding pyridoxamine 5'-phosphate oxidase family protein yields the protein MEHIRDIETLEALYGRPGAPSLRKVVHQLTPLYRKWILASRLCVLSTVGPEGVDGSPRGDDGPVVKELDANTLALPDWRGNNRLDSLRNIVRDPRVSLMFFVPGSNNVVRVNGLGRVTADETLRHQFEKAGKRPATVIVIEIAEIYSQCARALIRARIWSSGDGSGNLPTIGQLLSEASDGAEGGAQYDEEWPARAAKTMW from the coding sequence ATGGAGCACATTCGTGACATTGAAACGCTTGAAGCGTTGTATGGTCGGCCCGGCGCGCCGTCCTTGCGAAAGGTCGTTCATCAGCTGACGCCTCTCTATCGCAAGTGGATCCTCGCATCGCGCCTCTGTGTGCTCAGCACGGTTGGCCCAGAAGGTGTGGATGGCAGCCCGCGGGGCGATGATGGCCCGGTCGTGAAAGAGCTGGATGCGAATACGCTGGCTCTGCCGGACTGGCGCGGCAACAACCGTCTGGACAGTCTGCGCAATATCGTGCGCGACCCACGTGTTTCGCTGATGTTCTTCGTCCCGGGGTCCAACAACGTCGTTCGGGTGAACGGGTTGGGGCGGGTAACGGCGGATGAGACCCTGCGGCATCAATTCGAGAAGGCCGGCAAACGCCCGGCGACCGTGATCGTGATTGAAATTGCTGAGATATACAGCCAATGCGCTCGTGCTCTGATCCGGGCGCGTATCTGGTCCAGCGGTGATGGAAGCGGCAATCTTCCCACGATAGGACAGCTTCTGTCCGAGGCATCAGACGGTGCGGAAGGCGGCGCGCAATATGACGAGGAATGGCCTGCGCGCGCCGCAAAAACGATGTGGTAG
- a CDS encoding NAD(P)H-dependent oxidoreductase: MQPKKILILDGHPAESSLSRTFAETYRDAARKNGHDVRLVHLSDLQFDFDFGQGNYHDFKPLEPVLEQVLQDFEWSDHLVLTTPMWWGGLPAKLKGLIDRMFIPGRTFDTRNTTKIGFPAPMLTGRTARVILTSDTPGWFMRLIYRQALIRQVRDQILGFVGFKPTRFTYFSGASYPKPGSVDRWLEKVSRIGAAAV; encoded by the coding sequence ATGCAACCGAAAAAGATTCTCATCCTTGACGGACACCCCGCAGAAAGCAGCCTGTCACGCACATTTGCCGAAACGTACAGAGACGCGGCCCGCAAAAACGGGCACGATGTACGGTTGGTTCATCTGAGCGATCTGCAATTCGATTTTGATTTCGGTCAGGGCAATTATCACGACTTCAAACCGCTTGAGCCGGTTCTGGAGCAAGTGTTGCAAGACTTTGAGTGGAGCGACCATCTGGTCCTGACCACCCCGATGTGGTGGGGCGGCCTTCCAGCAAAACTCAAAGGACTGATCGACCGAATGTTCATTCCGGGGCGAACGTTTGACACACGGAACACCACCAAGATCGGATTTCCGGCGCCCATGCTGACAGGGCGCACCGCGCGTGTCATCCTGACGTCAGACACGCCGGGATGGTTCATGCGCCTGATATACAGGCAGGCGCTTATCCGTCAGGTACGGGACCAGATCCTTGGGTTCGTCGGCTTCAAGCCAACGCGGTTCACCTATTTTTCCGGTGCAAGCTATCCCAAGCCCGGCAGCGTCGATCGCTGGTTGGAAAAAGTATCAAGGATCGGAGCCGCTGCGGTTTGA
- a CDS encoding TetR/AcrR family transcriptional regulator: MQKTIQKRTIKTRAKLLAAAEEVIRNGGYEALRVEEVVKAAGVAKGTFFAHFHDKDALMEILIADKLNACLDQAEAGAPPDTVAEIVASLDPVHSFMTSERYVFDLLIRYSGATAVSEIGPVAYCFERYFRVVMLWLEDAEVRKDVPPELLAEGVQAFAIQAMSLRFCALHSATTFTDRLETYLNAWLTPTG, translated from the coding sequence ATGCAAAAGACGATTCAGAAACGTACGATCAAGACCCGCGCCAAGCTTCTTGCGGCCGCTGAAGAGGTCATCCGCAATGGCGGATATGAAGCGTTACGGGTGGAAGAGGTCGTGAAGGCCGCAGGGGTCGCGAAGGGCACCTTTTTTGCGCATTTCCACGACAAGGATGCGCTGATGGAAATTCTGATCGCGGACAAGCTGAATGCGTGTCTGGATCAGGCCGAGGCCGGAGCACCACCCGATACTGTTGCAGAAATCGTCGCGTCGCTGGACCCGGTTCACAGTTTCATGACGTCCGAGCGATATGTATTCGATCTGTTGATCAGGTATTCCGGTGCAACAGCTGTCTCCGAAATAGGACCGGTGGCCTATTGTTTTGAGCGATATTTCCGCGTCGTGATGCTGTGGCTCGAAGATGCAGAGGTGCGCAAGGACGTGCCGCCCGAATTGTTGGCCGAAGGTGTGCAGGCCTTTGCCATACAAGCCATGTCATTAAGATTCTGCGCGTTGCATTCAGCGACGACATTTACCGACAGGTTGGAGACCTATCTGAATGCCTGGTTGACCCCGACAGGCTGA